One segment of Pantoea sp. Lij88 DNA contains the following:
- a CDS encoding substrate-binding domain-containing protein yields MITSSTPDSTGSALPPVIGVVASQLFNPYQQKVLDEVTRQLNARGMVTVLLSGQTQEELTALIRRSAPLALRGLLVLPGSRVTHAGHLPVLEFDAEPELQADALQAGQVTAELLLAQGHQRFGFMQSQPGESAQKQGYSTTLQAAGRVLNAGLTAEGDDRESAWQAMMHYLKKTRASERIQALFCESDLLAFGAMQAIRDFGQGVHLAVAGFGDSEEARSPTWHLTSWSPDIRQITANAIDRWLGQTAESRGGKGQIEQRHSHFGKIVPGEMSACGCAFRH; encoded by the coding sequence ATGATCACATCTTCTACGCCTGACTCAACGGGTTCGGCTTTACCCCCGGTTATCGGTGTTGTCGCCAGCCAGTTGTTCAATCCGTATCAGCAGAAAGTGCTGGACGAAGTTACGCGCCAGCTCAACGCGCGCGGTATGGTTACCGTGCTGCTGAGTGGCCAGACCCAGGAGGAACTCACCGCCCTCATCCGGCGGTCAGCCCCTCTTGCGCTGCGTGGTCTGCTGGTCTTACCCGGCAGCAGGGTGACGCATGCCGGTCATCTGCCGGTACTTGAGTTCGACGCTGAGCCTGAACTGCAGGCGGATGCGCTGCAGGCGGGGCAAGTGACAGCAGAATTGCTGCTCGCGCAGGGGCATCAGCGGTTTGGCTTTATGCAGAGCCAGCCCGGAGAAAGTGCGCAAAAGCAGGGTTACAGCACTACGCTGCAGGCGGCGGGCAGGGTGTTGAACGCCGGGCTGACAGCGGAGGGTGACGATCGTGAAAGCGCCTGGCAGGCGATGATGCACTATCTGAAGAAGACCCGGGCCTCTGAGCGTATTCAGGCACTCTTCTGTGAAAGCGATCTGCTGGCGTTTGGGGCGATGCAGGCAATCCGCGATTTCGGTCAGGGTGTCCATCTGGCGGTGGCAGGATTTGGAGACAGCGAGGAAGCCCGCAGCCCTACCTGGCATCTTACCAGCTGGTCACCTGATATCCGGCAGATCACCGCCAATGCGATAGATCGCTGGCTGGGGCAAACGGCTGAAAGCCGCGGAGGAAAGGGGCAGATAGAGCAGCGTCACTCCCATTTTGGCAAAATCGTACCGGGTGAGATGTCAGCCTGCGGCTGTGCCTTTCGGCATTAG
- a CDS encoding DUF6404 family protein, which translates to MNGIMKFVRGWLVFSVLWGVFMWFMSWHQQGKEPGLAILTSLYAGLIYQALITMVGRYRARRQKAE; encoded by the coding sequence ATGAATGGCATTATGAAGTTCGTCCGCGGGTGGCTGGTGTTCTCTGTACTGTGGGGCGTGTTCATGTGGTTTATGTCATGGCATCAGCAGGGCAAAGAACCGGGTCTGGCGATTCTGACAAGTCTCTACGCCGGTTTAATCTATCAGGCGTTGATCACCATGGTGGGCCGATACCGTGCGCGTCGGCAAAAGGCTGAGTAA